In one window of Microtus pennsylvanicus isolate mMicPen1 chromosome 2, mMicPen1.hap1, whole genome shotgun sequence DNA:
- the Stau1 gene encoding double-stranded RNA-binding protein Staufen homolog 1 isoform X1 — protein MYKPVDPHSRMQSTYSYGMRGGAYPPRYFYPFPVPPLLYQVELSVGGQQFNGKGKTRQAVKHDATARALRTLQNEPPPERLEMNGRESEEENLNKSEISQVFEIALKRNLPVNFESYPLTQVARESGPPHMKNFVTRVSVGEFVGEGEGKSKKISKKNAARAVLEQLRRLPPLPAVERAKPRIKKKSQPTCKLQTAPDYGQGMNPISRLAQIQQAKKEKEPEYVLLTERGLPRRREFVMQVKVGNHTAEGAGTNKKVAKRNAAENMLEILGFKVPQAQPAKPALKSEEKTPVKKPGDGRKVTFFEPSHGDENGTSNKEDEFRMPYLSHQQLPAGILPMVPEVAQAVGVSQGHHTKDFTRAAPNPAKATVTAMIARELLYGGTSPTAETILKSNISSGHVSHGPRTRPSEQLYYLSRAQGFQVEYKDFPKNNKNECVSLINCSSQPPLISHGIGKDVESCHDMAALNILKLLSELDQQSTEMPRTGNGPVSACGRC, from the exons aTGTATAAGCCCGTGGACCCTCACTCTCGGATGCAGTCCACCTACAGCTACGGCATGCGTGGAGGTGCCTATCCCCCCAG GTACTTTTACCCATTTCCAGTTCCGCCGTTACTCTACCAAGTTGAGCTTTCTGTGGGAGGACAGCAGTTTAACGGGAAAGGAAAGACAAGACAAGCTGTGAAACACGATGCTACCGCCAGAGCACTGAGGACTCTGCAGAATGAGCCTCCACCAGAGAGGCTGGAG ATGAATGGAAGAGAATCAGAAGAAGAAAACCTCAATAAATCAGAAATAAGCCAAGTGTTTGAGATTGCACTGAAGCGGAATTTGCCTGTGAATTTTGAG TCTTACCCTCTGACACAGGTGGCCCGGGAGAGTGGCCCACCCCACATGAAGAACTTTGTGACCAGGGTTTCAGTCGGGGAGTTTGTAGGGGAAGGAGAGGGCAAAAGCAAGAAGATCTCCAAGAAGAATGCAGCAAGGGCCGTGCTGGAGCAGCTGAGGAGgctgccacctctgcctgctgTGGAGCGAGCGAAGCCCAGAATCAAGAAGAAAAGTCAGCCCACATGCAAG CTACAGACAGCCCCGGATTATGGCCAGGGGATGAATCCTATTAGCAGACTGGCACAGATTCAGCAGgccaaaaaggaaaaggagccGGAGTATGTGCTCCTTACAGAGCGAGGCCTTCCACGTCGCAGGGAATTTGTGATGCAG GTAAAGGTTGGGAATCACACTGCAGAAGGAGCGGGTACCAATAAGAAGGTGGCCAAGCGCAATGCTGCCGAGAACATGCTGGAGATCCTGGGGTTCAAAGTTCCCCAGGCACAGCCTGCCAAGCCAGCACTCAAATCAGAAGAGAAG accCCAGTAAAGAAACCAGGAGACGGAAGGAAAGTAACGTTTTTTGAACCTAGCCATGGGGATGAAAATGGAACTA GTAATAAGGAGGACGAGTTCCGGATGCCTTATCTTAGCCATCAGCAGCTGCCAGCTGGAATCCTCCCCATGGTGCCGGAGGTTGCTCAGGCTGTTGGGGTTAGTCAAGGACACCACACCAAAGATTTCACCAGGGCAGCTCCGAATCCTGCCAAGGCCACGGTAACTGCCATGATAGCTCGCGAGTTGTTGTACGGGGGCACCTCGCCCACAGCCGAGACCATTTTAAAGAGTAACATCTCTTCAGGACACGTATCCCATGGACCTCGCACAAGACCCTCTGAGCAACTATACTACCTTTCCAGAGCCCAGGGATTCCAG GTTGAATACAAAGACTTCCCCAAGAACAACAAGAACGAATGTGTCTCTCTCATCAATTGCTCCTCGCAGCCGCCCCTCATTAGCCATGGCATCGGCAAGGATGTGGAGTCTTGTCATGATATG GCTGCATTGAACATTTTAAAGTTGCTGTCTGAACTGGACCAACAGAGCACAGAGATGCCGAGAACAGGAAATGGACCAGTGTCAGC GTGTGGGAGGTGCTGA
- the Stau1 gene encoding double-stranded RNA-binding protein Staufen homolog 1 isoform X2 → MYKPVDPHSRMQSTYSYGMRGGAYPPRYFYPFPVPPLLYQVELSVGGQQFNGKGKTRQAVKHDATARALRTLQNEPPPERLEMNGRESEEENLNKSEISQVFEIALKRNLPVNFEVARESGPPHMKNFVTRVSVGEFVGEGEGKSKKISKKNAARAVLEQLRRLPPLPAVERAKPRIKKKSQPTCKLQTAPDYGQGMNPISRLAQIQQAKKEKEPEYVLLTERGLPRRREFVMQVKVGNHTAEGAGTNKKVAKRNAAENMLEILGFKVPQAQPAKPALKSEEKTPVKKPGDGRKVTFFEPSHGDENGTSNKEDEFRMPYLSHQQLPAGILPMVPEVAQAVGVSQGHHTKDFTRAAPNPAKATVTAMIARELLYGGTSPTAETILKSNISSGHVSHGPRTRPSEQLYYLSRAQGFQVEYKDFPKNNKNECVSLINCSSQPPLISHGIGKDVESCHDMAALNILKLLSELDQQSTEMPRTGNGPVSACGRC, encoded by the exons aTGTATAAGCCCGTGGACCCTCACTCTCGGATGCAGTCCACCTACAGCTACGGCATGCGTGGAGGTGCCTATCCCCCCAG GTACTTTTACCCATTTCCAGTTCCGCCGTTACTCTACCAAGTTGAGCTTTCTGTGGGAGGACAGCAGTTTAACGGGAAAGGAAAGACAAGACAAGCTGTGAAACACGATGCTACCGCCAGAGCACTGAGGACTCTGCAGAATGAGCCTCCACCAGAGAGGCTGGAG ATGAATGGAAGAGAATCAGAAGAAGAAAACCTCAATAAATCAGAAATAAGCCAAGTGTTTGAGATTGCACTGAAGCGGAATTTGCCTGTGAATTTTGAG GTGGCCCGGGAGAGTGGCCCACCCCACATGAAGAACTTTGTGACCAGGGTTTCAGTCGGGGAGTTTGTAGGGGAAGGAGAGGGCAAAAGCAAGAAGATCTCCAAGAAGAATGCAGCAAGGGCCGTGCTGGAGCAGCTGAGGAGgctgccacctctgcctgctgTGGAGCGAGCGAAGCCCAGAATCAAGAAGAAAAGTCAGCCCACATGCAAG CTACAGACAGCCCCGGATTATGGCCAGGGGATGAATCCTATTAGCAGACTGGCACAGATTCAGCAGgccaaaaaggaaaaggagccGGAGTATGTGCTCCTTACAGAGCGAGGCCTTCCACGTCGCAGGGAATTTGTGATGCAG GTAAAGGTTGGGAATCACACTGCAGAAGGAGCGGGTACCAATAAGAAGGTGGCCAAGCGCAATGCTGCCGAGAACATGCTGGAGATCCTGGGGTTCAAAGTTCCCCAGGCACAGCCTGCCAAGCCAGCACTCAAATCAGAAGAGAAG accCCAGTAAAGAAACCAGGAGACGGAAGGAAAGTAACGTTTTTTGAACCTAGCCATGGGGATGAAAATGGAACTA GTAATAAGGAGGACGAGTTCCGGATGCCTTATCTTAGCCATCAGCAGCTGCCAGCTGGAATCCTCCCCATGGTGCCGGAGGTTGCTCAGGCTGTTGGGGTTAGTCAAGGACACCACACCAAAGATTTCACCAGGGCAGCTCCGAATCCTGCCAAGGCCACGGTAACTGCCATGATAGCTCGCGAGTTGTTGTACGGGGGCACCTCGCCCACAGCCGAGACCATTTTAAAGAGTAACATCTCTTCAGGACACGTATCCCATGGACCTCGCACAAGACCCTCTGAGCAACTATACTACCTTTCCAGAGCCCAGGGATTCCAG GTTGAATACAAAGACTTCCCCAAGAACAACAAGAACGAATGTGTCTCTCTCATCAATTGCTCCTCGCAGCCGCCCCTCATTAGCCATGGCATCGGCAAGGATGTGGAGTCTTGTCATGATATG GCTGCATTGAACATTTTAAAGTTGCTGTCTGAACTGGACCAACAGAGCACAGAGATGCCGAGAACAGGAAATGGACCAGTGTCAGC GTGTGGGAGGTGCTGA
- the Stau1 gene encoding double-stranded RNA-binding protein Staufen homolog 1 isoform X3, with protein sequence MNGRESEEENLNKSEISQVFEIALKRNLPVNFESYPLTQVARESGPPHMKNFVTRVSVGEFVGEGEGKSKKISKKNAARAVLEQLRRLPPLPAVERAKPRIKKKSQPTCKLQTAPDYGQGMNPISRLAQIQQAKKEKEPEYVLLTERGLPRRREFVMQVKVGNHTAEGAGTNKKVAKRNAAENMLEILGFKVPQAQPAKPALKSEEKTPVKKPGDGRKVTFFEPSHGDENGTSNKEDEFRMPYLSHQQLPAGILPMVPEVAQAVGVSQGHHTKDFTRAAPNPAKATVTAMIARELLYGGTSPTAETILKSNISSGHVSHGPRTRPSEQLYYLSRAQGFQVEYKDFPKNNKNECVSLINCSSQPPLISHGIGKDVESCHDMAALNILKLLSELDQQSTEMPRTGNGPVSACGRC encoded by the exons ATGAATGGAAGAGAATCAGAAGAAGAAAACCTCAATAAATCAGAAATAAGCCAAGTGTTTGAGATTGCACTGAAGCGGAATTTGCCTGTGAATTTTGAG TCTTACCCTCTGACACAGGTGGCCCGGGAGAGTGGCCCACCCCACATGAAGAACTTTGTGACCAGGGTTTCAGTCGGGGAGTTTGTAGGGGAAGGAGAGGGCAAAAGCAAGAAGATCTCCAAGAAGAATGCAGCAAGGGCCGTGCTGGAGCAGCTGAGGAGgctgccacctctgcctgctgTGGAGCGAGCGAAGCCCAGAATCAAGAAGAAAAGTCAGCCCACATGCAAG CTACAGACAGCCCCGGATTATGGCCAGGGGATGAATCCTATTAGCAGACTGGCACAGATTCAGCAGgccaaaaaggaaaaggagccGGAGTATGTGCTCCTTACAGAGCGAGGCCTTCCACGTCGCAGGGAATTTGTGATGCAG GTAAAGGTTGGGAATCACACTGCAGAAGGAGCGGGTACCAATAAGAAGGTGGCCAAGCGCAATGCTGCCGAGAACATGCTGGAGATCCTGGGGTTCAAAGTTCCCCAGGCACAGCCTGCCAAGCCAGCACTCAAATCAGAAGAGAAG accCCAGTAAAGAAACCAGGAGACGGAAGGAAAGTAACGTTTTTTGAACCTAGCCATGGGGATGAAAATGGAACTA GTAATAAGGAGGACGAGTTCCGGATGCCTTATCTTAGCCATCAGCAGCTGCCAGCTGGAATCCTCCCCATGGTGCCGGAGGTTGCTCAGGCTGTTGGGGTTAGTCAAGGACACCACACCAAAGATTTCACCAGGGCAGCTCCGAATCCTGCCAAGGCCACGGTAACTGCCATGATAGCTCGCGAGTTGTTGTACGGGGGCACCTCGCCCACAGCCGAGACCATTTTAAAGAGTAACATCTCTTCAGGACACGTATCCCATGGACCTCGCACAAGACCCTCTGAGCAACTATACTACCTTTCCAGAGCCCAGGGATTCCAG GTTGAATACAAAGACTTCCCCAAGAACAACAAGAACGAATGTGTCTCTCTCATCAATTGCTCCTCGCAGCCGCCCCTCATTAGCCATGGCATCGGCAAGGATGTGGAGTCTTGTCATGATATG GCTGCATTGAACATTTTAAAGTTGCTGTCTGAACTGGACCAACAGAGCACAGAGATGCCGAGAACAGGAAATGGACCAGTGTCAGC GTGTGGGAGGTGCTGA
- the Stau1 gene encoding double-stranded RNA-binding protein Staufen homolog 1 isoform X4 has product MNGRESEEENLNKSEISQVFEIALKRNLPVNFEVARESGPPHMKNFVTRVSVGEFVGEGEGKSKKISKKNAARAVLEQLRRLPPLPAVERAKPRIKKKSQPTCKLQTAPDYGQGMNPISRLAQIQQAKKEKEPEYVLLTERGLPRRREFVMQVKVGNHTAEGAGTNKKVAKRNAAENMLEILGFKVPQAQPAKPALKSEEKTPVKKPGDGRKVTFFEPSHGDENGTSNKEDEFRMPYLSHQQLPAGILPMVPEVAQAVGVSQGHHTKDFTRAAPNPAKATVTAMIARELLYGGTSPTAETILKSNISSGHVSHGPRTRPSEQLYYLSRAQGFQVEYKDFPKNNKNECVSLINCSSQPPLISHGIGKDVESCHDMAALNILKLLSELDQQSTEMPRTGNGPVSACGRC; this is encoded by the exons ATGAATGGAAGAGAATCAGAAGAAGAAAACCTCAATAAATCAGAAATAAGCCAAGTGTTTGAGATTGCACTGAAGCGGAATTTGCCTGTGAATTTTGAG GTGGCCCGGGAGAGTGGCCCACCCCACATGAAGAACTTTGTGACCAGGGTTTCAGTCGGGGAGTTTGTAGGGGAAGGAGAGGGCAAAAGCAAGAAGATCTCCAAGAAGAATGCAGCAAGGGCCGTGCTGGAGCAGCTGAGGAGgctgccacctctgcctgctgTGGAGCGAGCGAAGCCCAGAATCAAGAAGAAAAGTCAGCCCACATGCAAG CTACAGACAGCCCCGGATTATGGCCAGGGGATGAATCCTATTAGCAGACTGGCACAGATTCAGCAGgccaaaaaggaaaaggagccGGAGTATGTGCTCCTTACAGAGCGAGGCCTTCCACGTCGCAGGGAATTTGTGATGCAG GTAAAGGTTGGGAATCACACTGCAGAAGGAGCGGGTACCAATAAGAAGGTGGCCAAGCGCAATGCTGCCGAGAACATGCTGGAGATCCTGGGGTTCAAAGTTCCCCAGGCACAGCCTGCCAAGCCAGCACTCAAATCAGAAGAGAAG accCCAGTAAAGAAACCAGGAGACGGAAGGAAAGTAACGTTTTTTGAACCTAGCCATGGGGATGAAAATGGAACTA GTAATAAGGAGGACGAGTTCCGGATGCCTTATCTTAGCCATCAGCAGCTGCCAGCTGGAATCCTCCCCATGGTGCCGGAGGTTGCTCAGGCTGTTGGGGTTAGTCAAGGACACCACACCAAAGATTTCACCAGGGCAGCTCCGAATCCTGCCAAGGCCACGGTAACTGCCATGATAGCTCGCGAGTTGTTGTACGGGGGCACCTCGCCCACAGCCGAGACCATTTTAAAGAGTAACATCTCTTCAGGACACGTATCCCATGGACCTCGCACAAGACCCTCTGAGCAACTATACTACCTTTCCAGAGCCCAGGGATTCCAG GTTGAATACAAAGACTTCCCCAAGAACAACAAGAACGAATGTGTCTCTCTCATCAATTGCTCCTCGCAGCCGCCCCTCATTAGCCATGGCATCGGCAAGGATGTGGAGTCTTGTCATGATATG GCTGCATTGAACATTTTAAAGTTGCTGTCTGAACTGGACCAACAGAGCACAGAGATGCCGAGAACAGGAAATGGACCAGTGTCAGC GTGTGGGAGGTGCTGA